From one Streptomyces spiramyceticus genomic stretch:
- a CDS encoding DUF3492 domain-containing protein, translating to MRIGLLTEGGYPYATGESRLWCDRLVRGLAQHEFDIYALSRSAGQEAQGWLQLPPQVQRVRTAPLWATEDCFGRGCPKGIAGRAMVGDGWAYGRRERRRFAGHFRELADAVCAPDEAGAGEHFAAGLYGLAELARERGGLHAALRSEVAVRALESACRAPGANRIVHAATVPDYLEFVDLLERALRPLSLDWYGQDGIGAVDLCHAASGGSAALPGLLGKRFFGVPLLVTEYGVQLRAHYLAVGETPRSAPVRAMLAAFHGKLTAEVYAQAALITPGNTHARRWQERCGADRAKLRTVYPGMEADRFAAVGEPVGAAGNGGGDPRTVVWVGRIEPAKDLVSLLHAFAEVRKEEPGARLRIVHSRHGQGAEAAAYLAHCRALAAQLFPDEAADAHAVGDNPVSFEEIGGPEVPELADAYAAGAVVVLSSVVEGFPISLVEAMFCGRATVSTDVGAVVEVIGGTGLVVPPRNPRALADACLSLLRDPQRRERLGAAARARALELFTVEQNLAAFRGIYLELISRCPVRREALDEAGDPLLFAHPAEAHVPGRWAGGGNSWSGLGGGSGGGSGPPSWAAAAAGVQPVGAGSVSGAGSGSGSRSGERDA from the coding sequence GTGCGGATCGGACTGCTGACGGAGGGTGGCTATCCGTATGCGACAGGTGAGTCCAGGCTGTGGTGCGACCGACTCGTGCGCGGGCTCGCGCAGCACGAATTCGACATCTACGCCCTGAGCCGCAGCGCCGGCCAGGAGGCGCAGGGCTGGCTCCAACTGCCGCCCCAGGTACAGCGGGTGCGCACCGCGCCGCTCTGGGCGACGGAGGATTGCTTCGGGAGGGGCTGCCCGAAGGGCATCGCTGGAAGGGCGATGGTGGGAGACGGGTGGGCATACGGGCGGCGCGAACGACGGCGCTTTGCCGGGCACTTCAGGGAACTGGCCGACGCCGTCTGCGCGCCGGACGAGGCCGGCGCGGGCGAGCACTTCGCCGCAGGCCTGTACGGGCTCGCCGAACTGGCCCGCGAGCGCGGCGGCCTGCACGCCGCCCTGCGCTCCGAAGTCGCCGTGCGCGCCCTGGAATCCGCCTGCCGCGCCCCCGGCGCGAACCGCATCGTGCACGCCGCCACGGTCCCCGACTACCTGGAGTTCGTCGACCTGCTGGAGCGCGCACTGCGTCCGCTCTCGCTCGACTGGTACGGCCAGGACGGCATCGGCGCGGTCGATCTGTGCCACGCTGCGTCCGGCGGTTCAGCCGCCCTGCCGGGGCTTTTGGGCAAACGCTTCTTCGGGGTTCCGCTGCTGGTCACGGAGTACGGCGTACAACTGCGCGCGCACTACCTCGCCGTCGGCGAAACGCCCCGCAGTGCGCCGGTACGGGCCATGCTCGCCGCCTTCCACGGCAAGCTCACCGCCGAGGTGTACGCGCAGGCCGCCCTGATCACACCCGGCAATACGCACGCCCGGCGGTGGCAGGAACGGTGCGGCGCCGACCGTGCCAAGCTGCGCACCGTCTACCCCGGCATGGAGGCCGACCGTTTCGCGGCGGTGGGGGAGCCGGTGGGGGCGGCGGGGAACGGTGGCGGCGATCCCCGGACTGTCGTCTGGGTCGGCCGTATCGAGCCCGCCAAGGACCTCGTCTCACTGCTGCACGCCTTCGCCGAGGTGCGCAAGGAGGAACCGGGTGCCCGGCTCCGTATCGTCCACAGCCGGCACGGGCAGGGGGCCGAGGCGGCGGCGTACCTCGCGCACTGTCGGGCGCTCGCCGCCCAGCTGTTCCCCGACGAGGCGGCCGACGCACACGCCGTGGGAGACAACCCCGTCTCCTTCGAGGAGATCGGTGGCCCCGAGGTCCCCGAGCTGGCCGACGCCTACGCGGCGGGCGCGGTGGTCGTCCTGTCCAGCGTCGTCGAAGGCTTCCCGATCAGCCTGGTCGAGGCGATGTTCTGCGGGCGCGCGACCGTCTCGACGGACGTGGGCGCCGTCGTCGAAGTCATCGGCGGTACGGGCCTGGTGGTCCCGCCCCGCAATCCCCGCGCCCTCGCCGACGCCTGCCTGTCGCTGCTGCGGGATCCGCAGCGGCGCGAGCGGCTGGGTGCGGCGGCGCGCGCGCGGGCGCTCGAACTGTTCACCGTCGAGCAGAATCTCGCGGCATTTCGCGGCATTTACCTGGAACTGATCTCCCGCTGTCCGGTACGCCGCGAAGCCCTCGACGAGGCCGGCGACCCGCTGCTTTTCGCCCACCCGGCGGAGGCGCATGTGCCGGGGCGCTGGGCGGGCGGCGGGAACAGCTGGAGCGGCTTGGGCGGCGGGAGCGGCGGCGGATCCGGGCCGCCGAGCTGGGCTGCGGCTGCTGCCGGGGTCCAGCCGGTGGGCGCAGGGTCGGTGTCAGGGGCGGGGTCAGGGTCGGGATCACGGTCGGGGGAACGCGATGCCTGA
- a CDS encoding NAD-dependent epimerase/dehydratase family protein: MRVLLLGANGYLGRFVADRLLADPAVQLTALGRGDDADVRFDLATGSPGALTRFLDAVHPGVVVNCAGATRGGARDLTRHNTVAVATVCEALRRSGCGARLVQLGCAAEYGPSQPGSSTAEDAVPRPGGPYGVSKLAATELVLGSGLDAVVLRVFSPVGPGTPAGSPLGRLAEAMRRAMQSGDGELKLSGLGVQRDFVDVRDVARAVHAASLSAAQGVVNIGTGRAVRLRDAAAVLARVAGYGGALHELDAPSGYGAGSAAAAARNGGVGGVLASVGAPRGEMPAEHLGGPPFPYPDGCGSWQQADVRTARDRLGWRPRINLEESLADIWMEAACRI, translated from the coding sequence ATGAGGGTGCTGCTGCTCGGTGCCAATGGATACCTCGGCCGGTTCGTCGCCGACCGGCTGCTCGCCGACCCGGCCGTGCAGCTCACCGCTCTCGGACGGGGCGACGACGCCGACGTACGGTTCGACCTCGCCACCGGGAGCCCCGGTGCGCTGACCCGCTTCCTGGACGCGGTCCACCCCGGCGTCGTCGTCAACTGCGCCGGCGCCACCCGCGGCGGCGCCCGTGACCTGACCCGCCACAACACCGTCGCCGTCGCGACCGTCTGCGAGGCCCTGCGCCGCAGTGGCTGCGGGGCGCGGCTCGTACAGCTCGGGTGTGCCGCCGAGTACGGGCCCTCGCAGCCCGGATCGTCCACCGCCGAGGACGCCGTGCCGCGCCCCGGCGGCCCGTACGGCGTCAGCAAGCTCGCGGCCACCGAGCTGGTGCTCGGCTCCGGCCTCGACGCCGTCGTCCTGCGCGTCTTCTCACCGGTCGGCCCCGGCACCCCGGCGGGCTCGCCGCTCGGCCGGCTCGCCGAGGCGATGCGGCGCGCGATGCAGTCGGGGGACGGCGAGCTCAAGCTCAGCGGCCTCGGAGTGCAGCGCGACTTCGTCGACGTGAGGGACGTGGCGCGCGCCGTGCACGCCGCCTCCCTCTCCGCCGCCCAGGGTGTCGTCAACATCGGCACCGGCCGCGCGGTGCGGCTGCGCGACGCCGCCGCCGTCCTGGCCAGGGTCGCGGGCTACGGAGGCGCCCTCCACGAGCTCGACGCCCCCTCCGGATACGGCGCGGGGAGCGCGGCAGCGGCGGCGCGCAACGGAGGAGTGGGCGGCGTACTCGCTTCGGTGGGCGCCCCCAGGGGCGAGATGCCGGCGGAGCACCTGGGCGGCCCGCCGTTCCCGTACCCGGACGGCTGCGGCAGCTGGCAGCAGGCCGATGTGCGCACCGCGCGCGACCGGCTCGGCTGGCGCCCCAGGATCAACCTGGAGGAGTCGCTCGCCGACATCTGGATGGAGGCGGCATGCCGCATCTGA
- a CDS encoding spherulation-specific family 4 protein, with amino-acid sequence MPHLTRRGTLQAVTAADRMGVGIPGYAHPLVAPVEWAELTRPGAPLHWTVLNVANGPGARPDPHCLEAAGRLRNTGVRVLGRLDVAYGARTFAELISEGHRFRDWYRVDGFYLDRCPAEGADLPGVRRLASTLSGLTDDGAHLVLGQGTHPHPGYAEIAHQLVTFSGPWTDYRWSQVAEWTADHPPERFCHLVHGLPRTHLDEAVRIARWQGAGTVFLTDRSDRDGQNDPFEALPGYWDEIVSRIGPGVSE; translated from the coding sequence ATGCCGCATCTGACCAGGAGGGGCACCCTGCAGGCCGTGACCGCGGCGGACCGGATGGGCGTCGGCATCCCGGGGTACGCCCATCCGCTCGTCGCCCCCGTCGAGTGGGCCGAACTCACCCGGCCCGGAGCGCCCCTGCACTGGACGGTGCTCAACGTCGCGAACGGCCCCGGCGCCCGGCCCGACCCGCACTGCCTGGAGGCGGCCGGCCGCCTGCGCAACACGGGTGTGAGGGTTCTGGGGCGGCTCGACGTGGCGTACGGCGCGCGGACCTTCGCCGAGCTCATCTCCGAGGGGCACCGCTTCCGTGACTGGTACCGGGTCGACGGTTTCTATCTCGACCGGTGTCCGGCGGAGGGGGCGGACCTCCCCGGCGTCCGGCGTCTCGCCTCCACGCTGTCCGGGCTGACGGACGACGGCGCTCACCTGGTCCTGGGCCAGGGCACCCACCCGCATCCCGGGTACGCGGAAATCGCCCACCAGCTGGTGACCTTCTCGGGGCCCTGGACCGACTACCGCTGGTCGCAGGTGGCCGAGTGGACCGCGGACCATCCGCCGGAGCGTTTCTGCCATCTGGTGCACGGCCTCCCGCGTACACACCTGGACGAGGCCGTACGTATCGCCCGCTGGCAGGGCGCCGGGACGGTCTTCCTGACCGACCGAAGCGACCGGGACGGACAAAACGACCCATTTGAGGCACTGCCCGGGTACTGGGACGAAATCGTCTCGCGGATCGGACCAGGTGTCTCGGAATGA
- the moeZ gene encoding adenylyltransferase/sulfurtransferase MoeZ, whose amino-acid sequence MSLPPLVEPAAELTVDEVRRYSRHLIIPDVGMDGQKRLKNAKVLAVGAGGLGSPALMYLAAAGVGTLGIVEFDEVDESNLQRQIIHSQADIGRSKAESARDSVLGINPYVNVVLHEERLEAENVMEIFSQYDLIVDGTDNFATRYLVNDACVLLNKPYVWGSIYRFDGQASVFWSEHGPCYRCLYPEPPPPGMVPSCAEGGVLGVLCASIGSIQVNEAIKLLAGIGEPLVGRLMIYDALEMQYRQVKVRKDPDCAVCGENPTVTELIDYEAFCGVVSEEAQEAALGSTITPKQLKEWIDADEKIEIIDVREQNEYEIVSIPGARLIPKNEFLMGKALEDMPQDKRIVLHCKTGVRSAEVLAVLKSAGFADAVHVGGGVIGWVNQIEPEKPVY is encoded by the coding sequence GTGTCGCTGCCACCCCTGGTCGAGCCCGCTGCCGAGCTCACTGTCGACGAGGTTCGCAGGTACTCCCGCCACCTGATCATCCCCGATGTCGGGATGGACGGGCAGAAGCGGCTGAAGAACGCCAAGGTGCTCGCCGTGGGCGCCGGCGGCCTGGGTTCGCCCGCGCTGATGTACCTCGCGGCGGCCGGCGTCGGCACCCTCGGCATTGTGGAGTTCGACGAGGTCGACGAGTCGAACCTGCAGCGCCAGATTATTCACAGCCAGGCCGACATCGGCCGCTCGAAGGCCGAGTCCGCCCGCGACTCCGTCCTCGGCATCAACCCCTACGTGAATGTGGTCCTTCACGAAGAGCGGCTCGAAGCCGAGAACGTGATGGAGATCTTCTCCCAGTACGACCTGATCGTCGACGGCACGGACAACTTCGCGACCCGCTACCTGGTCAACGACGCGTGTGTGCTGCTCAACAAGCCGTACGTCTGGGGCTCGATCTACCGCTTCGACGGCCAGGCGTCCGTCTTCTGGTCCGAGCACGGCCCCTGCTACCGCTGCCTCTACCCGGAGCCCCCGCCGCCGGGCATGGTCCCGTCGTGCGCCGAGGGCGGCGTGCTGGGTGTGCTCTGCGCGTCCATCGGCTCGATCCAGGTCAACGAGGCGATCAAGCTCCTCGCAGGCATCGGTGAGCCGCTGGTCGGCCGACTGATGATCTACGACGCCCTGGAGATGCAGTACCGCCAGGTCAAGGTCCGCAAGGACCCCGACTGCGCGGTCTGCGGCGAGAACCCGACCGTCACCGAGCTCATCGACTACGAGGCCTTCTGCGGCGTCGTGTCCGAGGAGGCCCAGGAGGCGGCGCTCGGCTCGACCATCACTCCCAAGCAGCTCAAGGAGTGGATCGACGCCGACGAGAAGATCGAGATCATCGACGTCCGGGAGCAGAACGAGTACGAGATCGTCTCGATCCCCGGCGCCCGGCTGATCCCGAAGAACGAATTCCTGATGGGCAAGGCCCTCGAAGATATGCCCCAGGACAAGCGCATCGTCCTGCACTGCAAGACGGGTGTCCGCAGTGCGGAGGTCCTCGCGGTGCTCAAGTCGGCGGGCTTCGCGGACGCGGTGCACGTCGGCGGCGGCGTGATCGGGTGGGTCAACCAGATCGAGCCCGAGAAGCCGGTCTACTAA
- a CDS encoding ParB/RepB/Spo0J family partition protein, with protein sequence MGRRTDLATLLTPGAPASRAERDTYQLTLPLADLAENPDNPRHELRDLDGLAETLRERGVLQALGVVSRAAFLGAHPQHEAAVGNAPYVVLHGHRRLAAAKLAGLREVPVLVREDATRTDEDALIENVQRDDLTELEQARAIQGLITSYGYSQRQVAARIGKTQGFVSQRLSLMRLREDLQEALADGRVSVEDARRIARQPRDEQQLPGAVPAAPVPKARQQARRRDYGVITLDSRGTPEELVEALRRNLAPAALERVAELLAQGRLSRGR encoded by the coding sequence ATGGGCCGCCGCACCGACCTCGCCACGCTGCTCACTCCGGGAGCGCCCGCGTCGCGCGCCGAGCGGGACACGTACCAGCTGACCCTCCCGCTCGCGGACCTGGCCGAGAACCCCGACAACCCGCGCCACGAGCTGCGTGACCTCGACGGCCTGGCCGAGACGCTGCGCGAGCGCGGCGTGCTCCAGGCCCTCGGCGTCGTCTCGCGCGCCGCGTTCCTCGGCGCGCATCCGCAACACGAGGCCGCGGTGGGCAACGCCCCGTACGTCGTACTGCACGGCCACCGTCGGCTGGCGGCGGCGAAGCTGGCCGGGCTGCGTGAAGTGCCGGTGCTGGTACGGGAGGACGCGACCCGCACCGACGAGGACGCGCTCATCGAGAACGTCCAGCGCGACGATCTCACCGAGCTCGAACAGGCCCGGGCCATCCAGGGCCTGATCACCTCGTACGGCTACTCGCAGCGGCAGGTGGCCGCCCGGATCGGCAAGACCCAGGGGTTCGTCTCGCAGCGGCTGTCGCTGATGAGGCTCCGCGAGGACCTCCAGGAAGCGCTGGCCGACGGACGCGTGTCGGTCGAGGACGCGCGCCGGATCGCGCGGCAGCCCCGCGACGAACAGCAGCTCCCGGGAGCCGTGCCGGCCGCACCCGTGCCCAAGGCACGGCAGCAGGCACGGCGGCGCGATTACGGCGTAATCACCCTGGACAGCCGGGGCACGCCCGAGGAGCTCGTCGAAGCGCTGCGCCGCAACCTGGCGCCCGCCGCTCTCGAACGGGTGGCGGAACTGCTGGCACAGGGGCGCTTGTCACGGGGACGCTGA